In one Perca fluviatilis chromosome 7, GENO_Pfluv_1.0, whole genome shotgun sequence genomic region, the following are encoded:
- the ccka gene encoding cholecystokinin a yields the protein MNVGICVCVLLAALSSGSLSLPSQSMRAEGEAPVSDSLLPPPSPHHTRQARSAPALPSGHLANFNQPQEDGDARNSLSQLLARLISSKSSPYHTRSSVSSRASGLAPGHRIKDRDYLGWMDFGRRSAEEYEYTS from the exons aTGAATGTaggtatctgtgtgtgtgttctcctggCTGCTTTGTCCAGTGGTTCCCTGAGTTTGCCCTCACAGTCCATG AGAGCTGAGGGTGAGGCTCCCGTGTCAGACAGTCTGctgcctcccccctccccccaccacaCACGGCAGGCCCGCTCGGCTCCAGCGCTCCCCTCAGGCCACCTAGCCAACTTCAACCAACCCCAGGAGGACGGAGACGCTCGGAACAGCCTGAGCCAGCTACTGGCCAGACTCATCTCCAGTAAAA GCTCTCCCTACCACACCAGGTCTTCCGTCAGCAGCAGAGCCAGCGGTCTAGCCCCCGGCCACAGGATAAAGGACAGAGATTACCTCGGCTGGATGGACTTTGGTCGACGCAGCGCAGAGGAGTATGAATACACCTCCTAA